In Trichoplusia ni isolate ovarian cell line Hi5 chromosome 7, tn1, whole genome shotgun sequence, a single genomic region encodes these proteins:
- the LOC113495789 gene encoding bromodomain-containing protein DDB_G0270170 isoform X3, which translates to MGKPSSTSLTKNSECSLHSSSSKQKNKVTMSAHKMEQLKKKNHNNVKKNIKKLFNKLKRDSEVSLRDTSTSLDTTPSNLTIVVKNDSFVPKQKRKSSTVVSEPARARRKSDSLIVINDDNSTTNDSCILISPPRNNSNINCSTPIARRDSQTLKNMIINNFPKNNNTSIPNRNRESNVTKEINVDSYLTIDLTADSENKASTIIDVEKCDDTNDSQDCTVVSVSNASLSMSGDSDVTVLQNNAKRKDKQIKRFANGIAQLNASEKGKLLEYIAQKIFNGCNMNSENQTGLSNVKQSRAVETDEDVYIKEVILGESKTENINGCHSRNSIGSNIYHPKTDVKNRTGLRMIVIDGSNVAMEHTRGRMFSVEGLKICIDYFLRRGHNVKAFVPRFRCKYGKSSDPALLDTLERQGLVIYTPSREIKGRSCVPYDDRYIIQCAAEFDGVIVSGDNYRDLINENPRWRYIIENRVLPFTWVNNMIMFPKDPFGRGGPTLETLLKHPVSSTVSNIQ; encoded by the exons ATGGGCAAACCATCGTCTACCTCACTTACT aaaaactcCGAATGCTCACTCCATTCAAGTTCAagtaaacagaaaaataaggTAACAATGAGTGCTCACAAAATGGaacaattgaagaaaaaaaatcacaacaatgtaaagaaaaatataaagaagttaTTCAATAAACTTAAGAGGGACTCTGAGGTTTCATTGAGGGACACAAGTACATCACTAGACACAACTCCAAGCAATCTCACCATTGTAGTTAAAAATGACTCATTTGTGCCTAAACAAAAACGGAAAAGCTCCACTGTTGTCAGTGAACCAGCAAGAGCTCGGAGAAAGAGTGATAGTCTTATTGTCATAAATGATGACAATTCCACAACCAATGACTCCTGCATTCTAATATCACCTCCAAGGAACAATTCTAATATAAACTGTTCCACTCCCATTGCTAGAAGAGACAGCCAAACCTTAAAGAACATGATTATCAACAACTttccaaaaaacaataatacttcTATACCAAATCGTAATAGAGAATCCAATGTTACGAAAGAAATAAACGTTGATTCTTATTTAACCATAGATTTAACAGCTGATAGTGAGAATAAAGCAAGTACCATTATTGATGTTGAAAAATGTGACGATACAAATGATAGTCAAGACTGTACCGTAGTGTCCGTATCTAATGCTAGTCTATCAATGAGTGGGGACTCAGATGTTACCGTTCTACAAAATAATGCTAAAAGAAAGGATAAGCAAATTAAGCGCTTTGCCAATGGGATAGCTCAGTTAAATGCGTCAGAGAAAGGGAAGCTGTTGGAATACATTGCTCAAAAGATTTTTAACGGATGTAATATGAATAGTGAGAATCAGACTGGCTTGTCTAATGTTAAG CAATCCAGGGCAGTTGAAACTGACGAAGATGTCTACATCAAAGAGGTTATACTCGGGGAGTCTAAAACAGAGAATATAAATGGATGCCATTCCAGAAACAGTATTGGGAGCAATATTTACCATCCAAAGACAGATGTCAAGAACAGAACGGGTTTACGAATGATTGTTATTGATGGCAGTAATGTAGCTATGGA GCATACTCGAGGAAGAATGTTTTCAGTGGAAGGCTTGAAGATATGTATAGACTACTTCCTAAGGCGCGGCCACAATGTTAAGGCGTTCGTGCCTAGGTTCAG GTGTAAATACGGGAAAAGCTCCGATCCGGCACTATTGGACACGTTGGAGAGACAAGGCTTGGTGATATACACGCCTTCGAGGGAGATTAAAGGAAGATCATGTGTGCCATACGATGATAG gtacataatacaATGTGCAGCAGAATTCGACGGCGTCATCGTTTCCGGCGATAATTACAGGGACTTAATAAACGAGAATCCAAGATGGAGATATATTATAGAAAACAGAGTCCTGCCCTTCACATGGGTCAATAACATGATAATGTTCCCGAAAGACCCCTTCGGTAGGGGCGGGCCCACTCTAGAGACCTTACTTAAACACCCTGTATCATCAACAGTCTCCAATATACAGTGA
- the LOC113495789 gene encoding uncharacterized protein LOC113495789 isoform X2 — translation MKGFTRGKRCFVKKKNSECSLHSSSSKQKNKVTMSAHKMEQLKKKNHNNVKKNIKKLFNKLKRDSEVSLRDTSTSLDTTPSNLTIVVKNDSFVPKQKRKSSTVVSEPARARRKSDSLIVINDDNSTTNDSCILISPPRNNSNINCSTPIARRDSQTLKNMIINNFPKNNNTSIPNRNRESNVTKEINVDSYLTIDLTADSENKASTIIDVEKCDDTNDSQDCTVVSVSNASLSMSGDSDVTVLQNNAKRKDKQIKRFANGIAQLNASEKGKLLEYIAQKIFNGCNMNSENQTGLSNVKQSRAVETDEDVYIKEVILGESKTENINGCHSRNSIGSNIYHPKTDVKNRTGLRMIVIDGSNVAMEHTRGRMFSVEGLKICIDYFLRRGHNVKAFVPRFRCKYGKSSDPALLDTLERQGLVIYTPSREIKGRSCVPYDDRYIIQCAAEFDGVIVSGDNYRDLINENPRWRYIIENRVLPFTWVNNMIMFPKDPFGRGGPTLETLLKHPVSSTVSNIQ, via the exons ATGAAAGGCTTTACAAGGGGAAAACGCTGCTTTGTGAAGAAG aaaaactcCGAATGCTCACTCCATTCAAGTTCAagtaaacagaaaaataaggTAACAATGAGTGCTCACAAAATGGaacaattgaagaaaaaaaatcacaacaatgtaaagaaaaatataaagaagttaTTCAATAAACTTAAGAGGGACTCTGAGGTTTCATTGAGGGACACAAGTACATCACTAGACACAACTCCAAGCAATCTCACCATTGTAGTTAAAAATGACTCATTTGTGCCTAAACAAAAACGGAAAAGCTCCACTGTTGTCAGTGAACCAGCAAGAGCTCGGAGAAAGAGTGATAGTCTTATTGTCATAAATGATGACAATTCCACAACCAATGACTCCTGCATTCTAATATCACCTCCAAGGAACAATTCTAATATAAACTGTTCCACTCCCATTGCTAGAAGAGACAGCCAAACCTTAAAGAACATGATTATCAACAACTttccaaaaaacaataatacttcTATACCAAATCGTAATAGAGAATCCAATGTTACGAAAGAAATAAACGTTGATTCTTATTTAACCATAGATTTAACAGCTGATAGTGAGAATAAAGCAAGTACCATTATTGATGTTGAAAAATGTGACGATACAAATGATAGTCAAGACTGTACCGTAGTGTCCGTATCTAATGCTAGTCTATCAATGAGTGGGGACTCAGATGTTACCGTTCTACAAAATAATGCTAAAAGAAAGGATAAGCAAATTAAGCGCTTTGCCAATGGGATAGCTCAGTTAAATGCGTCAGAGAAAGGGAAGCTGTTGGAATACATTGCTCAAAAGATTTTTAACGGATGTAATATGAATAGTGAGAATCAGACTGGCTTGTCTAATGTTAAG CAATCCAGGGCAGTTGAAACTGACGAAGATGTCTACATCAAAGAGGTTATACTCGGGGAGTCTAAAACAGAGAATATAAATGGATGCCATTCCAGAAACAGTATTGGGAGCAATATTTACCATCCAAAGACAGATGTCAAGAACAGAACGGGTTTACGAATGATTGTTATTGATGGCAGTAATGTAGCTATGGA GCATACTCGAGGAAGAATGTTTTCAGTGGAAGGCTTGAAGATATGTATAGACTACTTCCTAAGGCGCGGCCACAATGTTAAGGCGTTCGTGCCTAGGTTCAG GTGTAAATACGGGAAAAGCTCCGATCCGGCACTATTGGACACGTTGGAGAGACAAGGCTTGGTGATATACACGCCTTCGAGGGAGATTAAAGGAAGATCATGTGTGCCATACGATGATAG gtacataatacaATGTGCAGCAGAATTCGACGGCGTCATCGTTTCCGGCGATAATTACAGGGACTTAATAAACGAGAATCCAAGATGGAGATATATTATAGAAAACAGAGTCCTGCCCTTCACATGGGTCAATAACATGATAATGTTCCCGAAAGACCCCTTCGGTAGGGGCGGGCCCACTCTAGAGACCTTACTTAAACACCCTGTATCATCAACAGTCTCCAATATACAGTGA
- the LOC113495789 gene encoding uncharacterized protein LOC113495789 isoform X4, whose amino-acid sequence MSAHKMEQLKKKNHNNVKKNIKKLFNKLKRDSEVSLRDTSTSLDTTPSNLTIVVKNDSFVPKQKRKSSTVVSEPARARRKSDSLIVINDDNSTTNDSCILISPPRNNSNINCSTPIARRDSQTLKNMIINNFPKNNNTSIPNRNRESNVTKEINVDSYLTIDLTADSENKASTIIDVEKCDDTNDSQDCTVVSVSNASLSMSGDSDVTVLQNNAKRKDKQIKRFANGIAQLNASEKGKLLEYIAQKIFNGCNMNSENQTGLSNVKQSRAVETDEDVYIKEVILGESKTENINGCHSRNSIGSNIYHPKTDVKNRTGLRMIVIDGSNVAMEHTRGRMFSVEGLKICIDYFLRRGHNVKAFVPRFRCKYGKSSDPALLDTLERQGLVIYTPSREIKGRSCVPYDDRYIIQCAAEFDGVIVSGDNYRDLINENPRWRYIIENRVLPFTWVNNMIMFPKDPFGRGGPTLETLLKHPVSSTVSNIQ is encoded by the exons ATGAGTGCTCACAAAATGGaacaattgaagaaaaaaaatcacaacaatgtaaagaaaaatataaagaagttaTTCAATAAACTTAAGAGGGACTCTGAGGTTTCATTGAGGGACACAAGTACATCACTAGACACAACTCCAAGCAATCTCACCATTGTAGTTAAAAATGACTCATTTGTGCCTAAACAAAAACGGAAAAGCTCCACTGTTGTCAGTGAACCAGCAAGAGCTCGGAGAAAGAGTGATAGTCTTATTGTCATAAATGATGACAATTCCACAACCAATGACTCCTGCATTCTAATATCACCTCCAAGGAACAATTCTAATATAAACTGTTCCACTCCCATTGCTAGAAGAGACAGCCAAACCTTAAAGAACATGATTATCAACAACTttccaaaaaacaataatacttcTATACCAAATCGTAATAGAGAATCCAATGTTACGAAAGAAATAAACGTTGATTCTTATTTAACCATAGATTTAACAGCTGATAGTGAGAATAAAGCAAGTACCATTATTGATGTTGAAAAATGTGACGATACAAATGATAGTCAAGACTGTACCGTAGTGTCCGTATCTAATGCTAGTCTATCAATGAGTGGGGACTCAGATGTTACCGTTCTACAAAATAATGCTAAAAGAAAGGATAAGCAAATTAAGCGCTTTGCCAATGGGATAGCTCAGTTAAATGCGTCAGAGAAAGGGAAGCTGTTGGAATACATTGCTCAAAAGATTTTTAACGGATGTAATATGAATAGTGAGAATCAGACTGGCTTGTCTAATGTTAAG CAATCCAGGGCAGTTGAAACTGACGAAGATGTCTACATCAAAGAGGTTATACTCGGGGAGTCTAAAACAGAGAATATAAATGGATGCCATTCCAGAAACAGTATTGGGAGCAATATTTACCATCCAAAGACAGATGTCAAGAACAGAACGGGTTTACGAATGATTGTTATTGATGGCAGTAATGTAGCTATGGA GCATACTCGAGGAAGAATGTTTTCAGTGGAAGGCTTGAAGATATGTATAGACTACTTCCTAAGGCGCGGCCACAATGTTAAGGCGTTCGTGCCTAGGTTCAG GTGTAAATACGGGAAAAGCTCCGATCCGGCACTATTGGACACGTTGGAGAGACAAGGCTTGGTGATATACACGCCTTCGAGGGAGATTAAAGGAAGATCATGTGTGCCATACGATGATAG gtacataatacaATGTGCAGCAGAATTCGACGGCGTCATCGTTTCCGGCGATAATTACAGGGACTTAATAAACGAGAATCCAAGATGGAGATATATTATAGAAAACAGAGTCCTGCCCTTCACATGGGTCAATAACATGATAATGTTCCCGAAAGACCCCTTCGGTAGGGGCGGGCCCACTCTAGAGACCTTACTTAAACACCCTGTATCATCAACAGTCTCCAATATACAGTGA
- the LOC113495789 gene encoding uncharacterized protein LOC113495789 isoform X1 yields MKGFTRGKRCFVKKVPSKNSECSLHSSSSKQKNKVTMSAHKMEQLKKKNHNNVKKNIKKLFNKLKRDSEVSLRDTSTSLDTTPSNLTIVVKNDSFVPKQKRKSSTVVSEPARARRKSDSLIVINDDNSTTNDSCILISPPRNNSNINCSTPIARRDSQTLKNMIINNFPKNNNTSIPNRNRESNVTKEINVDSYLTIDLTADSENKASTIIDVEKCDDTNDSQDCTVVSVSNASLSMSGDSDVTVLQNNAKRKDKQIKRFANGIAQLNASEKGKLLEYIAQKIFNGCNMNSENQTGLSNVKQSRAVETDEDVYIKEVILGESKTENINGCHSRNSIGSNIYHPKTDVKNRTGLRMIVIDGSNVAMEHTRGRMFSVEGLKICIDYFLRRGHNVKAFVPRFRCKYGKSSDPALLDTLERQGLVIYTPSREIKGRSCVPYDDRYIIQCAAEFDGVIVSGDNYRDLINENPRWRYIIENRVLPFTWVNNMIMFPKDPFGRGGPTLETLLKHPVSSTVSNIQ; encoded by the exons ATGAAAGGCTTTACAAGGGGAAAACGCTGCTTTGTGAAGAAGGTTCCtagt aaaaactcCGAATGCTCACTCCATTCAAGTTCAagtaaacagaaaaataaggTAACAATGAGTGCTCACAAAATGGaacaattgaagaaaaaaaatcacaacaatgtaaagaaaaatataaagaagttaTTCAATAAACTTAAGAGGGACTCTGAGGTTTCATTGAGGGACACAAGTACATCACTAGACACAACTCCAAGCAATCTCACCATTGTAGTTAAAAATGACTCATTTGTGCCTAAACAAAAACGGAAAAGCTCCACTGTTGTCAGTGAACCAGCAAGAGCTCGGAGAAAGAGTGATAGTCTTATTGTCATAAATGATGACAATTCCACAACCAATGACTCCTGCATTCTAATATCACCTCCAAGGAACAATTCTAATATAAACTGTTCCACTCCCATTGCTAGAAGAGACAGCCAAACCTTAAAGAACATGATTATCAACAACTttccaaaaaacaataatacttcTATACCAAATCGTAATAGAGAATCCAATGTTACGAAAGAAATAAACGTTGATTCTTATTTAACCATAGATTTAACAGCTGATAGTGAGAATAAAGCAAGTACCATTATTGATGTTGAAAAATGTGACGATACAAATGATAGTCAAGACTGTACCGTAGTGTCCGTATCTAATGCTAGTCTATCAATGAGTGGGGACTCAGATGTTACCGTTCTACAAAATAATGCTAAAAGAAAGGATAAGCAAATTAAGCGCTTTGCCAATGGGATAGCTCAGTTAAATGCGTCAGAGAAAGGGAAGCTGTTGGAATACATTGCTCAAAAGATTTTTAACGGATGTAATATGAATAGTGAGAATCAGACTGGCTTGTCTAATGTTAAG CAATCCAGGGCAGTTGAAACTGACGAAGATGTCTACATCAAAGAGGTTATACTCGGGGAGTCTAAAACAGAGAATATAAATGGATGCCATTCCAGAAACAGTATTGGGAGCAATATTTACCATCCAAAGACAGATGTCAAGAACAGAACGGGTTTACGAATGATTGTTATTGATGGCAGTAATGTAGCTATGGA GCATACTCGAGGAAGAATGTTTTCAGTGGAAGGCTTGAAGATATGTATAGACTACTTCCTAAGGCGCGGCCACAATGTTAAGGCGTTCGTGCCTAGGTTCAG GTGTAAATACGGGAAAAGCTCCGATCCGGCACTATTGGACACGTTGGAGAGACAAGGCTTGGTGATATACACGCCTTCGAGGGAGATTAAAGGAAGATCATGTGTGCCATACGATGATAG gtacataatacaATGTGCAGCAGAATTCGACGGCGTCATCGTTTCCGGCGATAATTACAGGGACTTAATAAACGAGAATCCAAGATGGAGATATATTATAGAAAACAGAGTCCTGCCCTTCACATGGGTCAATAACATGATAATGTTCCCGAAAGACCCCTTCGGTAGGGGCGGGCCCACTCTAGAGACCTTACTTAAACACCCTGTATCATCAACAGTCTCCAATATACAGTGA